A stretch of Imperialibacter roseus DNA encodes these proteins:
- the gltX gene encoding glutamate--tRNA ligase, with protein MNNSEVRVRFAPSPTGALHIGGVRTALYNYLFARKSNGTMLLRIEDTDQSRFVPGAEAYILESLKWVGIEIDEGPLTGGPHAPYRQSERKDIYAQYAQQLIDEGKAYYAFDTSEELDAMREKLKAAKVANQQYNAVTRNTMQNSLTLPEAEVKARLANGDPYVVRLMVPRKEDIRFHDLIRGWVVVHSSVLDDKILLKSDGMPTYHLANIVDDHLMKITHVIRGEEWLPSAPLHVLMYRYFGWEDTMPQFAHLPLLLKPDGNGKLSKRDADKAGFPIFPLNWTDPVSGELSQGFREKGYLPETMINFLALLGWSPGTEKEIFSMEELIQEFSIERISKAGAKFDIDKANWFNQHYIKSKSAEELAVYLEKDLEKAGLKASSENTIRICEVLRERVSFPQELWEQGRFFFEAPTAYDQQVVEKKWNPDVAAVLHDLSKRISQLEDSVTATTAHDTIENFFVAKELKMGKYMQPLRLSITGQGGGPDLMAIIEILGAKETAKRIDSAIVILGGQSTQA; from the coding sequence ATGAACAATTCAGAAGTCAGGGTTCGTTTTGCTCCAAGCCCCACAGGAGCCCTTCACATTGGAGGTGTAAGAACCGCTCTTTATAACTACCTCTTCGCCAGAAAGAGCAACGGCACCATGCTTTTGCGCATAGAAGACACCGACCAGTCTAGGTTTGTGCCAGGTGCCGAAGCATATATTTTGGAATCACTAAAGTGGGTGGGTATAGAGATAGACGAAGGCCCATTAACCGGAGGCCCTCACGCCCCCTACAGGCAATCTGAAAGGAAAGATATCTATGCGCAGTATGCCCAGCAGCTAATCGACGAAGGAAAGGCCTACTATGCCTTCGACACCTCGGAGGAACTTGACGCTATGCGGGAGAAGCTGAAAGCTGCCAAGGTAGCCAATCAGCAGTACAACGCCGTGACCCGCAACACGATGCAGAACTCCCTCACCCTACCGGAAGCTGAGGTGAAGGCGAGGCTTGCCAATGGAGATCCGTATGTAGTTCGTTTGATGGTGCCTCGCAAAGAAGACATTCGGTTTCATGACCTCATAAGAGGTTGGGTTGTTGTGCATTCGTCTGTGCTGGATGATAAAATATTGCTGAAGTCGGACGGCATGCCTACCTACCACCTGGCCAATATCGTCGACGATCACCTCATGAAGATTACTCATGTAATCAGAGGCGAAGAATGGCTGCCCTCGGCACCCCTACATGTGCTGATGTACAGGTACTTTGGGTGGGAAGACACCATGCCGCAGTTTGCTCACCTGCCTCTGCTTCTGAAACCAGACGGCAACGGCAAACTGAGCAAGAGGGACGCCGACAAAGCTGGCTTCCCTATTTTTCCACTCAACTGGACAGACCCGGTGTCGGGAGAGCTTTCTCAGGGGTTTAGGGAAAAAGGCTACCTGCCGGAAACAATGATTAACTTTCTGGCTTTGTTGGGCTGGAGCCCTGGCACCGAAAAGGAAATATTCAGCATGGAAGAACTTATCCAGGAGTTCTCCATTGAGCGCATAAGCAAGGCCGGAGCCAAATTCGACATCGACAAGGCCAACTGGTTCAACCAGCATTATATAAAAAGCAAATCAGCAGAGGAGCTGGCTGTTTATTTGGAAAAAGACCTGGAAAAAGCCGGTTTAAAGGCATCCTCAGAAAACACAATCAGGATTTGTGAAGTGCTAAGAGAGAGAGTCTCTTTTCCACAGGAACTATGGGAACAGGGCAGGTTCTTTTTTGAAGCTCCAACCGCCTACGACCAGCAAGTTGTTGAAAAGAAGTGGAACCCAGACGTGGCAGCGGTTCTTCACGACTTATCGAAACGTATTTCCCAACTTGAAGATTCGGTTACGGCCACCACTGCTCATGACACGATAGAAAATTTCTTTGTTGCCAAAGAGTTGAAAATGGGCAAATATATGCAGCCACTAAGGTTGTCAATTACCGGACAAGGCGGCGGGCCCGACCTCATGGC
- a CDS encoding RidA family protein, whose translation MKKIVYTKNAPAPIGPYSQAVRYGNLVLVSGQVAINPATGQFESGDIKSQTKLVMENLKAILLEEGLSFAEVLKCSIFIKDMNDFPVVNEIYGGYFKSEPPARETVEVARLPKDALVEISLIAGIDA comes from the coding sequence ATGAAGAAAATAGTATACACTAAAAATGCTCCTGCCCCTATCGGGCCTTACAGCCAGGCTGTAAGATACGGCAACCTTGTGCTGGTATCAGGTCAAGTGGCTATCAACCCTGCTACGGGTCAGTTTGAGTCGGGTGATATTAAGTCGCAAACCAAATTGGTCATGGAAAACCTTAAAGCTATCCTTTTGGAAGAGGGTCTTTCCTTTGCAGAGGTGCTAAAGTGTTCCATCTTTATCAAAGACATGAACGACTTTCCCGTGGTCAATGAGATTTATGGAGGCTATTTCAAGAGTGAGCCCCCGGCACGTGAAACCGTTGAAGTGGCGAGGTTGCCCAAAGACGCCCTGGTTGAGATATCCCTTATTGCGGGTATTGATGCATGA
- the glmS gene encoding glutamine--fructose-6-phosphate transaminase (isomerizing) produces the protein MCGIVAYKGKEQALPILIKGLKRLEYRGYDSAGVALYDNSVSDIKIYKKQGKVKELENLIDGKSPKSGVGIGHTRWATHGEPSDINAHPHRSHNGRLSLVHNGIIENYAAIKTELQKKGYTFESQTDTEVLASFIDYIITSEDCSLEEGVRLALTRVVGAYAIVVIAKDNPDTLIAARKGSPLVIGIKEDDGSFFLASDATPIVEYTKKVVYLKDEEMAVISGNQMTIKSLEDVEQTPQVHELDLNLEAIEKGGYEHFMLKEIFEQPNSIADCMRGRLKANEGKLVLGGIHEYANALTNAQRIVIVACGTSWHAGLVAEYIIEDFCRIPVEVEYASEFRYRNPIINEGDIVIAISQSGETADTLAALELAKSKGAIILGVVNAVGSSISRITHEGAYLHAGPEIGVASTKAFTAQLTVLIMMALRIAHRKGTITESKYHELLVELESIPAKIKKALDVNDQIKEISARFKDARNFIYLGRGYNFPVALEGALKLKEISYIHAEGYPAAEMKHGPIALIDEEMPVVFIATRDSSYEKVVSNIQEVKARKGKVIAIVTEGEETINQIADFVIEVPHTSEALMPLVSVIPLQLLSYHIAVMRGCNVDQPRNLAKSVTVE, from the coding sequence ATGTGTGGAATAGTTGCCTACAAGGGAAAAGAGCAAGCATTGCCAATTCTCATTAAGGGCCTTAAAAGACTTGAATACAGAGGTTACGACAGTGCAGGAGTTGCCTTATACGACAATTCCGTCTCTGATATCAAGATATACAAGAAACAAGGCAAGGTCAAAGAGCTTGAAAACCTCATTGACGGTAAAAGCCCCAAATCTGGCGTTGGCATCGGCCACACTCGCTGGGCCACTCATGGTGAGCCCAGTGATATCAATGCCCACCCCCACAGGTCGCACAATGGCAGACTTTCACTAGTGCACAACGGCATTATTGAAAATTACGCAGCAATAAAAACAGAGCTTCAAAAAAAGGGATACACATTTGAGAGCCAGACTGACACAGAAGTGCTGGCGTCTTTTATCGACTATATTATTACGTCTGAAGATTGCTCTCTCGAGGAAGGCGTAAGGCTTGCTCTGACCAGAGTGGTAGGTGCCTACGCTATTGTAGTAATCGCCAAAGACAACCCCGACACACTTATTGCGGCCAGAAAGGGCAGCCCCCTTGTTATTGGTATTAAAGAGGATGATGGCTCTTTCTTCCTTGCCTCTGATGCAACACCGATCGTAGAATACACCAAGAAGGTGGTGTATTTGAAGGACGAAGAAATGGCTGTCATCAGTGGCAATCAAATGACAATAAAGAGTCTTGAGGATGTAGAACAAACTCCTCAGGTGCATGAGCTTGACCTCAATCTTGAGGCCATCGAAAAAGGTGGATATGAGCATTTCATGCTTAAGGAGATATTTGAACAGCCCAACAGCATCGCCGACTGTATGAGGGGCCGTTTAAAGGCCAACGAAGGCAAACTGGTGCTGGGAGGTATTCATGAGTATGCTAATGCACTCACTAATGCCCAAAGAATAGTGATTGTGGCTTGCGGCACTTCGTGGCACGCAGGGCTCGTTGCTGAATACATTATTGAAGATTTTTGCCGCATCCCGGTAGAGGTTGAGTATGCGTCAGAATTCCGTTACAGGAACCCGATCATTAACGAAGGGGATATTGTGATTGCTATCTCGCAGTCTGGTGAAACAGCCGATACACTAGCCGCCCTTGAATTGGCCAAATCCAAAGGAGCCATTATTCTTGGAGTGGTTAACGCCGTAGGGTCTTCCATTTCGAGAATAACGCACGAAGGAGCCTATTTGCACGCTGGCCCTGAGATAGGTGTTGCAAGTACCAAAGCCTTCACTGCTCAGCTGACGGTTCTTATCATGATGGCGTTGCGGATAGCTCATCGCAAAGGAACCATTACGGAGAGCAAATACCACGAGTTACTCGTGGAGCTTGAAAGCATACCTGCGAAAATAAAAAAAGCGCTGGACGTTAACGATCAAATCAAAGAAATATCGGCACGTTTCAAAGATGCCAGAAACTTCATTTATTTGGGCCGGGGCTACAATTTCCCCGTGGCGCTTGAAGGGGCGCTCAAATTGAAGGAAATCTCCTACATTCATGCGGAAGGGTATCCTGCAGCGGAGATGAAGCATGGCCCTATTGCCTTGATTGACGAGGAAATGCCCGTGGTGTTTATTGCCACCAGGGATTCTTCCTACGAAAAAGTAGTGTCCAACATTCAAGAAGTGAAGGCACGAAAAGGAAAAGTAATTGCTATTGTTACCGAAGGAGAAGAAACCATCAACCAAATAGCAGACTTTGTGATTGAGGTTCCCCACACTTCCGAAGCACTTATGCCATTGGTGTCGGTTATTCCTCTTCAATTGCTTTCGTATCACATTGCGGTGATGAGAGGATGTAATGTAGATCAGCCACGAAACCTTGCCAAGTCAGTAACTGTTGAATAA
- a CDS encoding DUF4270 family protein has protein sequence MNLQGRTASGLLFGAALMLFGCESPSEVGLELNPNENNVGVYEEVFTLPSSVILFDSLNTTNDSRLLVGRFKDPFFGDITAKSFSQVTRNGELVAINDKGVVDSIMFDFELSYLYGEYTSVFQTINVYQLSDTLYSGVSYYSDDSTEYLSRTPAASKKFFYSPSRDTVIRIKATPAWASNFFSIVRDGTSASELENQIKGFALIPGKDNTLIFGFHPENSKVNVHYHVPDGADSLVYTLNFNATRYNGIIADRTGTELETLVKRSDEFIPPSGDMYLQGGTGIYTKLSLRPFRKFVDSLGNIIVNRAEIRLGAIDELTSVDYRIMPPNSFMYIFADSTNKIIGANIGLASRIANHVVLTDVSYGNPSSPRALLPLYDSASRSYSGTPTFFFQGLRDSIFNTNDLIIYPGGNDVTSLSRFVVPKDSIQLKIYYTRLQ, from the coding sequence ATGAACTTGCAGGGTAGGACTGCATCAGGGTTGCTCTTTGGAGCAGCCCTAATGCTTTTTGGGTGTGAAAGCCCAAGTGAAGTAGGGTTGGAGCTTAATCCAAACGAAAATAATGTAGGTGTTTACGAAGAGGTATTTACTCTTCCATCTTCTGTTATTCTTTTTGATAGTCTAAATACCACCAACGACTCAAGGTTACTTGTTGGGAGGTTTAAAGACCCATTCTTTGGAGACATTACCGCCAAGTCTTTTTCTCAGGTAACGAGAAACGGCGAGCTTGTTGCCATCAACGACAAGGGCGTAGTTGACTCTATCATGTTTGATTTTGAATTGAGCTACCTGTATGGAGAATATACCAGTGTTTTTCAAACCATTAATGTTTACCAGCTATCCGACACGCTGTATTCCGGGGTTAGCTATTATTCGGATGATTCAACCGAGTACTTGTCACGTACGCCGGCTGCCTCCAAAAAATTCTTTTACTCTCCATCAAGAGACACAGTAATAAGGATAAAGGCAACTCCCGCATGGGCCAGTAACTTCTTTAGTATCGTTAGAGATGGAACATCAGCTTCTGAACTGGAAAATCAGATAAAGGGATTCGCCCTGATTCCAGGGAAAGACAATACCCTTATTTTTGGATTCCATCCCGAGAACTCCAAAGTGAATGTTCATTACCACGTGCCTGACGGCGCAGATTCATTGGTTTATACACTGAACTTTAACGCCACAAGATACAACGGCATAATTGCGGACAGGACTGGCACCGAACTGGAGACACTCGTAAAGAGAAGTGATGAGTTTATTCCTCCTTCAGGCGATATGTATCTTCAGGGAGGAACAGGCATTTACACGAAGCTTTCTCTCAGACCGTTCAGAAAGTTTGTGGATTCTTTGGGAAATATTATCGTCAACCGTGCTGAGATAAGGCTCGGTGCTATTGATGAATTGACTTCGGTAGACTATCGAATCATGCCACCAAATAGCTTTATGTATATATTTGCTGATAGTACGAATAAAATAATTGGGGCAAATATTGGACTGGCTTCCAGAATCGCCAATCATGTTGTCCTGACCGATGTCAGCTACGGCAATCCCAGTTCGCCTCGTGCCCTGCTCCCATTATACGACTCAGCCTCAAGGTCGTACAGCGGAACGCCGACTTTTTTCTTTCAGGGGTTACGTGACAGCATATTTAATACCAACGACCTGATCATTTATCCTGGAGGCAATGATGTAACGAGCTTGAGCAGATTCGTTGTGCCCAAAGACAGCATCCAGCTAAAAATTTATTATACGAGATTACAATAA
- a CDS encoding glycogen/starch synthase, whose translation MAKLRILYVASEINPFLQTTQVAEFVRRLPQAMQERGMEIRILVPRFGLINERKNRLHEVVRLSGINIAVGDEEKPLVIKVASIPNAKLQVYFIDNEDYFHRKSVFHDKEDKFYSDNDERAIFFCKGVLETVKKLGWAPDIIHCNDWMTSLIPLYVKTTYKNDPIFQTAKCVLTIYDNAFSFKFGDNLLEKVKMIDIEDSMLNPLKSADYEGFIKMGIEYSDAVIRAEEEESESLNNLTNELSKEKKFNVIENDENFLDRHYNLYNELAG comes from the coding sequence ATGGCAAAACTTCGCATTCTATACGTAGCCAGCGAAATCAATCCCTTTCTCCAGACAACTCAGGTAGCAGAATTCGTAAGAAGACTGCCGCAGGCGATGCAGGAAAGAGGCATGGAGATCAGAATTCTTGTTCCACGTTTTGGGTTGATCAACGAGCGAAAAAACAGACTGCATGAAGTAGTAAGATTGTCCGGCATTAACATTGCCGTGGGAGATGAGGAAAAGCCTCTTGTTATTAAGGTTGCTTCTATCCCTAACGCTAAATTACAGGTATACTTCATCGATAATGAAGATTACTTCCACAGAAAGTCTGTGTTTCACGATAAAGAAGATAAATTCTATAGCGATAATGATGAAAGAGCTATTTTCTTCTGCAAGGGTGTGCTCGAAACCGTTAAGAAATTGGGTTGGGCGCCAGACATTATCCACTGCAACGACTGGATGACAAGCCTGATTCCGTTGTATGTAAAAACTACTTACAAGAACGATCCCATCTTTCAGACGGCTAAGTGTGTCTTGACGATATACGATAACGCTTTCTCTTTCAAGTTTGGTGATAACCTGCTTGAAAAGGTGAAAATGATTGATATCGAGGACAGTATGTTGAATCCGCTTAAGTCAGCAGATTACGAAGGTTTTATTAAGATGGGTATCGAATACTCGGACGCTGTTATCAGAGCAGAAGAAGAAGAAAGTGAGAGCCTGAATAATTTAACCAACGAATTATCCAAAGAAAAGAAATTCAACGTTATCGAAAATGACGAGAACTTTTTAGACAGACACTACAATCTATATAATGAACTTGCAGGGTAG
- the panC gene encoding pantoate--beta-alanine ligase, giving the protein MEIVTSPLECRKKILSLTLEGKNIGFVPTMGALHQGHLELVRQARSFCDFVVVSIFVNRTQFNSKEDFEKYPKTFDNDVAKLRLSGCDIVFAPTDSDMYPGTPEVKITFPRFQKSMEGHYRPGHFEGVALIVSKLLHAVPAQKAFFGRKDWQQVLIIKQLVKDLHFDTEIISVPTVREPDGLAMSSRNQRLSETERSLAVIFSKSLYMAKEKLLGGDSIEETVSSVRQAFDRMPEVRLEYFEIGNRETLEPVQTVESNTPVSLFIAGYVGDVRLIDNIFLQEETE; this is encoded by the coding sequence GTGGAGATAGTAACGTCCCCCTTAGAATGTCGAAAAAAGATACTTTCTCTAACCTTGGAGGGGAAAAATATAGGGTTTGTTCCGACCATGGGGGCACTGCATCAGGGACATCTGGAATTGGTCCGGCAGGCAAGGTCGTTTTGCGATTTTGTGGTGGTTAGCATCTTTGTAAACCGGACACAGTTCAACAGCAAGGAGGACTTCGAGAAATACCCGAAGACCTTCGATAACGACGTTGCGAAATTGAGACTGTCAGGCTGCGATATCGTTTTTGCTCCCACAGATAGTGATATGTACCCTGGCACTCCTGAAGTGAAAATAACTTTCCCTCGCTTCCAAAAATCTATGGAGGGGCACTACCGCCCGGGTCATTTTGAGGGGGTCGCTCTTATCGTTTCGAAGCTGCTGCATGCGGTGCCTGCCCAAAAGGCTTTTTTCGGCAGAAAGGATTGGCAACAGGTGCTTATTATCAAACAGCTGGTCAAAGATCTTCACTTCGACACAGAAATTATTTCGGTGCCAACAGTGAGAGAGCCAGATGGATTGGCTATGTCTTCCCGGAATCAACGTTTGAGCGAGACGGAACGATCATTGGCTGTGATTTTCAGTAAAAGCCTGTATATGGCAAAGGAAAAACTTCTGGGGGGAGATAGTATTGAGGAAACGGTTTCTTCAGTCAGACAAGCATTTGATCGCATGCCGGAGGTAAGACTGGAATACTTTGAAATAGGGAATCGTGAAACTTTAGAGCCTGTACAAACTGTTGAAAGCAATACGCCCGTTTCGCTATTCATCGCAGGGTATGTGGGCGACGTTCGATTGATTGATAATATCTTCCTTCAGGAAGAAACTGAATAA
- the panD gene encoding aspartate 1-decarboxylase: MQIEILKSKIHRVRITQAELHYVGSITIDEDLMKAANLIENEKVQIVNINNGERLETYVIKGKAGSGEICLNGPAARKAQVGDIVIIISYCHMDFEEAKTFKPTLIFPTDNNKLIS, translated from the coding sequence ATGCAGATTGAAATTCTTAAGTCAAAAATTCACCGAGTTCGAATTACTCAGGCAGAGCTTCACTATGTGGGCAGTATCACCATCGATGAGGACCTGATGAAGGCAGCCAACCTTATTGAGAATGAGAAAGTGCAGATCGTCAATATTAACAATGGTGAACGGCTTGAAACCTATGTCATTAAAGGGAAAGCCGGAAGTGGGGAGATTTGCCTCAATGGCCCCGCAGCCCGAAAGGCACAGGTAGGCGACATCGTAATAATCATTTCCTACTGTCACATGGATTTTGAGGAGGCAAAAACCTTTAAGCCCACACTCATCTTCCCTACCGACAATAACAAACTAATCAGTTGA
- a CDS encoding lysylphosphatidylglycerol synthase transmembrane domain-containing protein translates to MRKTITSVARYVLTLALAFALLWWLFKDIDLDDFMARLSKVEYGWVYLSIGISFFGYWIRAYRWNLLFKSLDVSVSTFRLFLAVMVGYMANMAFPRMGEVSRCAILRRTDNIPMSTSIGTVVTERGVDLISLLSVLAGAMLVEFGKISSLLGDMMGRLWSGLSVSQLTITIGVIAAAIVLIYLLIKRFQKMPAFAKLKEFLVNLGHGIGSITKLKSPALFILSTVAMWLSYFFMSYVIVFSMEETAWLDLKAGLVLLAMGGIGMAMPVQGGIGTYHAFVAGILLWYGIGEQTGVFFATLLHTSQVVTILVLGGVSILVAVLLPVKNQIENSVENPGSEGGQ, encoded by the coding sequence TTGAGAAAAACCATCACCAGTGTTGCCCGATACGTTTTAACCCTTGCCCTTGCCTTCGCCCTCCTTTGGTGGCTTTTTAAGGATATTGACCTGGATGACTTCATGGCACGGCTTAGCAAAGTAGAATATGGCTGGGTGTACCTGTCTATTGGTATATCGTTTTTTGGTTATTGGATAAGGGCCTACAGATGGAACTTGCTGTTTAAATCCCTTGATGTATCGGTTAGTACATTCAGGCTGTTTTTGGCTGTCATGGTAGGCTATATGGCCAACATGGCCTTTCCCAGGATGGGGGAGGTTAGCCGGTGTGCTATCCTCAGACGAACAGACAACATCCCGATGTCTACCTCCATTGGCACAGTGGTTACAGAGAGGGGAGTTGATCTAATCTCTCTCTTATCGGTGCTGGCCGGGGCTATGCTTGTCGAGTTCGGGAAAATTTCATCTCTGTTAGGCGACATGATGGGCCGCCTTTGGTCCGGGCTTTCGGTGAGTCAGCTAACCATCACCATTGGAGTTATTGCTGCTGCGATTGTTCTCATCTACTTGCTGATCAAAAGGTTTCAAAAAATGCCGGCCTTCGCAAAGCTCAAGGAATTCCTCGTCAACCTGGGTCATGGTATCGGCAGCATAACTAAACTCAAGTCTCCTGCTCTTTTTATTCTCAGTACCGTGGCCATGTGGTTGAGTTACTTTTTCATGTCTTATGTAATCGTCTTTTCTATGGAGGAGACTGCCTGGCTTGACTTAAAGGCAGGTCTTGTGCTATTGGCCATGGGCGGAATTGGCATGGCTATGCCAGTTCAGGGTGGAATTGGCACATATCATGCCTTTGTGGCAGGAATTTTACTGTGGTATGGCATCGGAGAGCAAACAGGCGTATTTTTTGCTACACTGCTTCATACGTCTCAGGTTGTAACCATCCTCGTGTTGGGAGGGGTATCGATTCTTGTGGCAGTGCTATTACCAGTAAAGAACCAAATTGAAAACAGCGTCGAAAATCCAGGATCGGAAGGCGGCCAGTAG
- the rfaE2 gene encoding D-glycero-beta-D-manno-heptose 1-phosphate adenylyltransferase: MKTASKIQDRKAASSQVASWHAEGLSVVFTNGCFDILHLGHVDYLERAKELGDKLVVALNTDASVQRLKGPERPIVNEASRARVMAALGFVDLVVFFDEETPKELIEALQPNILVKGGDYTVETIVGADFVLKHGGKVIPLPLIDGYSTTTFVNKIKLNDKNL, from the coding sequence TTGAAAACAGCGTCGAAAATCCAGGATCGGAAGGCGGCCAGTAGCCAGGTTGCTAGTTGGCATGCCGAAGGGCTTTCAGTGGTGTTTACCAATGGATGCTTCGACATTCTGCACCTGGGCCATGTCGATTATCTTGAAAGGGCGAAAGAACTGGGTGACAAGCTGGTAGTGGCGCTGAATACTGATGCTTCGGTTCAGCGACTGAAAGGGCCCGAAAGGCCTATCGTGAATGAGGCATCCAGGGCCAGGGTAATGGCCGCTCTCGGGTTCGTTGATCTGGTGGTTTTTTTTGACGAGGAAACGCCGAAAGAGCTGATCGAAGCCCTTCAACCAAATATTTTAGTGAAAGGCGGTGACTACACTGTTGAAACTATTGTGGGTGCCGATTTTGTTTTGAAACACGGTGGAAAAGTTATTCCGCTCCCATTGATAGATGGGTATTCTACTACTACATTTGTGAATAAAATTAAGCTAAACGATAAAAACTTATGA
- a CDS encoding zinc metallopeptidase: MLLLIGVVFMIISWSVSNKLKNKFKKYSQVGLASNLSGREIAEKMLADHGIYDVKVVSVEGQLTDHYNPANKTVNLSPEVYHGRSAAAAAVAAHECGHAVQHATAYSFLEFRSAMVPVQNVTARVMNIMFMAMLFGAFFMKGFAETGLLIIIGCYFVFTLFAFVTLPVEFDASSRALAWIDRKGIVTSKEHEMAKDALKWAAMTYVVAALSALVTLFYFILSYLGMSRD; this comes from the coding sequence ATGCTTCTTCTGATTGGTGTTGTTTTTATGATCATCAGCTGGTCGGTGAGTAACAAGCTGAAAAATAAATTTAAAAAGTACTCCCAGGTTGGGCTAGCCTCTAACCTTAGTGGCCGTGAAATTGCCGAAAAAATGCTGGCAGATCATGGTATATATGATGTGAAAGTTGTTTCGGTTGAAGGTCAGTTGACGGATCATTACAATCCGGCCAATAAAACCGTCAACCTGAGTCCAGAGGTATACCACGGCAGGTCTGCCGCTGCGGCTGCCGTAGCTGCCCACGAATGTGGCCATGCAGTGCAACACGCTACGGCCTATAGCTTCCTTGAGTTCAGATCGGCCATGGTGCCAGTGCAGAACGTTACTGCCAGGGTAATGAACATTATGTTCATGGCGATGTTGTTCGGAGCCTTTTTCATGAAGGGATTTGCTGAAACAGGTCTGCTGATAATTATTGGTTGCTATTTTGTATTTACCCTTTTTGCTTTCGTTACATTGCCTGTTGAGTTTGACGCAAGTAGCAGAGCCCTGGCGTGGATTGACCGGAAAGGCATAGTAACCTCGAAGGAACATGAAATGGCCAAAGATGCTTTGAAATGGGCTGCAATGACTTATGTGGTGGCTGCATTGTCGGCACTGGTTACGCTGTTTTACTTTATTCTTTCCTACCTGGGCATGAGCAGAGACTAA
- a CDS encoding acyl-CoA dehydrogenase: MKFDLTEEQLAVRDAARDFAQNELLPGVIERDEHQKFPAEQVKMMGELGFMGMMVDPKYGGSGMDTVSYVLAMEEISKVDASASVCMSVNNSLVCWGLEKYGSEEQKQKYLTRLAKGEIIGAFCLSEPEAGSDATSQRTTAEDKGDYYLLNGTKNWITNGNSASVYIVMAQTDASKAHKGINALIVEKGMDGFVVGKKENKLGIRGSDTHSLMFQDVKVPKANRIGDDGFGFSFAMSTLNGGRIGIASQALGIASGAMELSIAYAKERKAFGKSIAEHQAIQFKLADMATEIEAARLLCLRAAQLKDQKADFSQASAMAKLFASDVAMKTTVEAVQIHGGYGYVKEYHVERLMRDAKITQIYEGTSEIQKIVISRGLLKK, encoded by the coding sequence ATGAAATTTGACTTGACTGAAGAGCAGCTGGCAGTAAGAGATGCCGCAAGAGATTTTGCACAGAATGAATTGCTTCCCGGGGTAATTGAGAGGGATGAGCATCAAAAATTTCCGGCTGAGCAGGTCAAAATGATGGGGGAGCTGGGGTTCATGGGCATGATGGTGGATCCAAAGTATGGCGGGAGCGGTATGGACACTGTGTCCTATGTGCTGGCCATGGAGGAGATATCGAAAGTGGATGCTTCAGCCTCCGTTTGCATGTCGGTGAACAATTCACTTGTGTGCTGGGGCCTCGAAAAATACGGGAGCGAGGAGCAGAAGCAGAAATACCTTACAAGATTAGCCAAGGGTGAGATCATCGGGGCATTTTGCCTGTCAGAGCCGGAAGCTGGTTCCGATGCCACCTCGCAACGAACCACTGCTGAGGACAAGGGCGACTACTACCTGCTTAACGGAACAAAGAACTGGATCACGAATGGAAACAGTGCATCTGTATACATTGTGATGGCGCAAACCGATGCTTCCAAGGCCCACAAAGGAATCAATGCGTTGATAGTGGAAAAGGGCATGGATGGCTTTGTTGTTGGGAAAAAGGAAAATAAGCTGGGCATCAGAGGATCCGATACCCATTCGCTGATGTTTCAGGATGTGAAGGTGCCAAAGGCAAATAGGATAGGCGACGATGGATTTGGCTTTTCATTTGCCATGAGCACGCTTAACGGCGGTAGAATTGGCATAGCTTCCCAGGCGCTCGGAATTGCCTCCGGGGCGATGGAGCTGTCAATTGCCTATGCGAAAGAACGCAAAGCTTTTGGGAAAAGCATCGCTGAGCACCAGGCCATTCAGTTCAAACTTGCTGACATGGCTACTGAAATTGAAGCTGCCAGGTTGCTTTGTCTCAGGGCGGCGCAATTAAAAGATCAGAAGGCAGATTTTAGTCAGGCAAGTGCGATGGCCAAACTTTTTGCATCCGATGTAGCTATGAAGACGACGGTGGAAGCAGTGCAGATTCATGGCGGTTACGGTTACGTGAAAGAGTACCATGTGGAGCGGCTTATGAGGGACGCAAAAATCACGCAGATTTACGAAGGGACGTCAGAAATTCAGAAAATTGTAATTTCCAGAGGGTTGCTCAAAAAATGA